The DNA segment CTGAATCCGCAATGGCCGGTTTGCTGGCGCTGCGTGATAAATTCGATCTGGCCTTTGCCAACGACCCTGACTACGATCGCCATGGTATCGTGACGCCTGCTGGTTTAATGAACCCGAATCATTATCTGGCCGTGGCGATTCAGTACCTGTTCCAGCATCGCCCGCAATGGGGCAAAGACGTCGCTGTCGGTAAAACGCTGGTCTCAAGCGCAATGATCGACCGCGTTGTTGAAGATTTGGGGCGTAAACTGGTCGAAGTTCCGGTCGGTTTCAAATGGTTCGTCGATGGTTTGTTCGACGGCAGCTTCGGTTTTGGTGGCGAAGAAAGTGCAGGGGCTTCCTTCCTGCGTTTCGATGGCACACCGTGGTCTACTGACAAAGACGGCATCATCATGTGCCTGCTGGCAGCAGAAATTACCGCAGTTACCGGTAAGAACCCGCAGGAGCATTACAACGAGCTGGCTGCCCGTTTTGGTGCGCCAAGCTACAACCGCATTCAGGCGCCTGCAACACACGCCCAGAAAGCCGCATTGTCTAAACTTTCCCCTGAACAGGTGAAAGCCGACACGCTGGCCGGTGACCCGATCACCGCCCGTCTGACCAACGCACCGGGTAACGGCGCATCGATCGGCGGTCTGAAAGTGATGACCAAAAACGGCTGGTTTGCAGCACGTCCGTCCGGCACAGAAGAAGCCTATAAAATCTATTGTGAAAGCTTCCTCGGTGCAGAGCATCGCGAGCAAATCGAGAAAGAAGCCGTAGAAATCGTCAGCAAAGTGCTCGCCGACGCAAAATAATCCGGTTTCGGATCCTGACTAAAAGCGCTGATTATTCAGCGCTTTTTTTTGTCCGCAATTTACGAAATAAAAAAGATATATCTAAATGTGCATTCAGGCTTGCCAGATTTTGAAATCCGATCTAGTTTAGATATATCGAAATAATTCGATATATCTAAATAGGACATAAAATATGTTTAGCAAAATGTTTGAAGGCCGCCATCGCGGTCACGGCAGTCGGGAAGAAGGGCAACGCGGCCATTGCCGTCATGAATCAGAAGTGAGCGGTCACAGCGAACGTCATGCACTGCGCCGTGACGGACGTCATCGCGGTGAGGAACGTGGAGAAGAAGGGCGCGAGCGTCGCGGTGGTCGTGGCGAAGGCCGGCGGGGCGGTCCTCGCGGCGAACGCGCTGTGCATCGTCTGTTCGAGCACGGTGATTTACGCCGCGTCCTGCTGGCGCTGGTGGCAAAGAAACCGAGTCATGGGTATGAGCTGATTAAAGCCATCGAAGAAGCCTCGTCTGGCCTGTATGTGCCAAGTCCGGGTGTGATTTATCCGACGCTGACCCTGCTGGAAGAACAAGATTTTCTGGAAGCCGTGGCCACCGGAAATGGTCGCAAAAGCTATCAGATAACCGAAGCCGGCAAAAATGAACTGGCGCAGCATCAGGAAGTTGTGGATATCATTTTTGCCCGCCTGGCCGGTGCAACCCGACCGAAGGGAAATAATCTGGCGGAAGGCATCCATGAAACTATGCATCGCCTCAAACATGCGCTGCGCGGTAACATGATGCGTGATGATTTAACGCCGGAGCAAGTGTTGCGCGTGAGCGCGATTTTACAGCAGGCGGCTGAAAGCATCGAAGCGGAATTTGCGCCCGTGAAAACCGACACTGACGCACCTGAAGCCCCTAAGGCATAAAGCGATAACCGACCCCGGTTTCGGTCAGTAAATGACGCGGACGGGTGGCGTCGGCCTCCAGTTTCTGGCGCAAATGCCCCATGTAGATGCGCAGATAATGGCTGTGTTCGACGTAATTCGGGCCCCAGACGTGGCTCAATAACTGACGCTGAGTAATAACTTTGCCGCTGTTTGCCAGCAGCTCGGCCAGCAGGCGAAACTCGATCGGCGTCAGATGACAATCTTCACCGTTACGCTGTACGCGCCGGTTAATCAGATCCACCGTCACATCGGAAAACGTGACCAGAGGGCTTTCCTGCGAGCTGTTTGCCTGACGGCGCAGCGCCACGCGGACCCGTGCCAGTAATTCACCGACGCCAAATGGCTTAGTGAGAAAATCATCAGCACCGGCATCCAGCGCGGCAATCTTGTCTTCCTCGCGGATGCGTGCCGACAGCACAATGATCGGGATCGCGCTCCAGTTGCGCAAATCGCGAATATAGGTCAGGCCGTCCCCGTCCGGTAAACCGAGATCGAGAATAATCAGATCCGGTTTTCGCGTGCCGGCCTCAATCAGCCCGCGCTGCAGTGTTTCACTTTCAAACACCCGTAAGCCTTCCGCTTCCAGCGCAGTGCGCACAAAGCGGCGGATTTCTTTTTCGTCTTCAACAATCAAAATATTGATGGGGGATGCGGTCACGAGGCCTCGTCGATGTCTTTTTCCATGTCATTCTCCATATCAGGCATGGCTTCCAGCGGCAGCCTGAAACGGAAACGCGCACCGCCGTCCGGACCATTTTCTGCCCAGATCCGTCCGTCGTGCACCTCAATAATGGCACGACAAATGGCTAATCCCAACCCCACACCCGGAATGGCGGATTCTTTATTCCCGCGCGCGAACTTCTCAAAGATTCTTTGCTCGGTACCCGCCGCAATGCCGGGGCCGTTATCCCAGACTTCGATCTCCAGCCACTCGTCGAGCGGCGTCGCTTTGATGCCGATGGTCGCACCGATCCCGGCATATTTATGGGCGTTCTCCAGCAAGTTGATCAGCACCCGTTCGATCAGGCTGGCATCACAGTTCACCAGCACCATTTCTGCTGGTAAATCGATTTTGATATTGTCGTTCGCCAGCACCGGCTCCAGCATCCGCAGGGCGCTGCCGGTGATCTCTTCCACCGACTGCCACTCTTTGCGCAGATTAAATCCGCCCGACTGAATACGCGCCATATCCAGCAAATTGTTTACCAGCCGCGTAGTGCTCAGTACCTGCTGGCGGATCTGGCTGGCCTGTGGTGCATGCTTCGAACCTTCCGATGCTAAATCCAGCGTCAGGATTTCCGCTTGTCCGAACAGGACGGTGAGTGGTGTACGTAAATCGTGAGAGAGCGCCGAAAGCAGCGAGTTGCGCAGCTGTTCGCGCTCGGTTTCCAGACGTGCAGATTCCGCGCTGGCAGCCAGATGCAGGCGCTCGAGGGCGTTGGCGATAAGCACGGTAAACGTCTGCAACAGACGCTGTTGTTCCGGTACCAGCAACTGGCGGATGTTGGTAGGTTCCACCGCCAGTAGCCCGCAGGATCCGCCCGAGGCCACCAGTGGCAGTAGCTGATACGGCACGCCGGGCAGCGTATCGGTACCGGCACCGGCGGGCTGTTTCTTATCAAAACTCCAGCGCGCAATGGCATCGTCAACGACAATCGACGTCACCTCTGCGGCAGGCTGCGCCAGCTCGCCGTTTTCCTGCGGCAGCAGAATGGCGGTTTTGGCGTGCAGGCTGGAGGATATAAAGTGGCGGCTGGTTTGCGCGATGGCTTCCGGCGTCAGCGCCTGACTGAGGCTTTTCGACATCTCATACAGATGTTGTGCGCGTTTCTCGCGGTGGCGGGCGATGCGGGCCTGATAACGTACTCCGGCGGTGAGGTTCCCGATCAGAATACCGACCAGCAGCATCACGCCGAAGGTCACCAGATATTGTGCGTCGGTAACGGCGAGCGAGCCGCGCGGCTGCACAAAGAATAAGTCAAAACTGACGACGTTAATTACCGCCGCCAGCACTGATGGCCAGCGGCCATAAAACAGGGCGACGATCACCACACCGAGCAGATACACCATCACCAGGTTGGCCTGATCGAACGCCGGGATCAGCCACTGCGACAGCACGGTGATCAGCGCGCACAGCGCCACGGCCAGCGAGCAGCCCCACAACTGGCGGCTGAACCGGTCGGCAAAGGTGCGTGAATCCTGCTCTTTGCGCACCGGTGCGGCGGGGGAATCTTCCAGCCCGACGATAATCAGGTCGAGATCCGGGCCAATATCTGCCAGTTTGTCGGCAAAGCTGCCGCCGGGCTTCCAGCGTTTTTCACGGCGGCGGCCCATCATGATTTTGCCCAGACGATGCTCGCGGGCGTAGCGCAGAATCGCCTGTTCTTCGTGTGGTTCTGAAAGTGTGGCGGTTTCTGCGCCCAGTTCCTGCGCCAGTTTCAGTGAATGCAAAATCGCGCGGCGCTGGCCTTCCGGTAACCGGTGCAGACGCGGCGTTTCGACATAAACAGCATGCCAGACGCAGCCGAGGCGCGCCGCCAGACGGGACGCGACGCGCACCAGTTTTTCGTTACCGCCGCCATGCCCGATGCATAACAGTAGCGCATCACGGGTATGCCAGACTCGGTTGACGCCCTGATCGTCGCGGTATTCCCGCATTTGATCGTCAACACGATCGGCGGTGCGGCGCAGGGAAAGTTCGCGCAGAGCAATCAGATTGCCTTTACGGAAAAAGTGCTCGATGGCGCGTTCGGCCTGGCCGGGAATATAGACTTTGCCTTCTTTCAGGCGCTGACGCAGGGAGTCGGGAGGTAAATCCACCAGCACCACTTCGCTGGCATCATCAAACAGACGATCGGGGACGGTTTCACGAATGATAATGCCGGTCACGCCGCTGACCACGTCGTTCAGGCTTTCCAGATGCTGAACATTCACGGTGGTGAAAACGTCGATACCGGCATTGAGTAATTCTTCGATATCCTGCCAGCGTTTTGGATGGCGCGAACCCGCGGCGTTACTGTGTGCCAGTTCGTCCATCAGAATCAGGGCAGGGCGGCGGGCCAGTGCCGCGTCGAGGTCAAACTCCAGCACCTGACGGCCGCGATGGTGAATGCGCCTGGGCGGCAGCAGCGTCAGGCCCGGCAGCAGCGCTTGCGTTTCCTGCCGCCCGTGAGTTTCCACCACGCCGACCAGCACATCGAGACCGGTGGCGCGCAACCTCTGCGCTTCCTGCAACATGGCGTATGTTTTCCCAACGCCTGCGCAGGCGCCGAAAAAGACCTTCAGTTGCCCGCGCGGCTTCTCATTGGCGAGCGCCAGTAAGCTGTCAGGGTCGGGGCGATTATCTTCTGTCATATTATCCTTCATACTTCGGGCCGCCTTCCTGCGACCCGAATTATTTTGGCTAAATTAATTGGCTTTCAGTTTATCCAGCGCCTGATTGAGTTCCAGCACGTTGACCACGGTCGGACCGAGATAACCTATCAGCGGTGATGATGTATTATCATCAATCAATTTATCCACTTGCGCCAGTGGCAACCCGCGCGCGGTGGCAATGCGCTGAGCCTGCCATTGTGCCGCCTCAACCGAAATCTGCGGATCAAGCCCGCTGCCGCTGGCAGTCACCAGATCCACCGGCACCGTCGCCGGGCTTTGCGGATTGGCTTTACGCAGCGCTGCGATACGATCTTTCACCGCCTGATCCAGCGCCGGGTTACTGGCCGCCAGATTGCTGCCCGCTGACGCCATCGGGTTATACGGCGAATCGGACGTCACTGACGGACGCCCCCAGAAGTAATCGTTGCGGGTAAAATTCTGCCCGATAAGCTCCGATCCAATCACTTTGTCGCTGCTGTCTTTGATGAGTGAACCCCGTGCCTGCGAGCTGAACACCAGTTCGGAAACGCCGGTGGTCAGCAGGGGATAGGCCACACCGGTCGCCAGCGTCAGCAGGACGGTCATCACCAGAGCCGGGCGAACATACGCAATACGTGTAACAGACATAATGGTCTTCCTTTTAATCAATCAGCTCAGGTGTAAAACGGTCAGGATCATGTCGATAAGTTTGATCCCGACAAACGGCACCAGCAGACCACCCACGCCATAAATCCACAGGTTACGGCGCAACAGCGACGCGGCGCTCATGGCTTTATAACTCACGCCTTTCAGCGCCAGCGGGATCAGGAACACAATCACCAGGGCGTTGAAAATGACCGCCGACATAATGGCCGAAGACGGTGAGGTCAGGTGCATCACGTTCAGGGCATTCAGCTGCGGATAGGTCGCCGCAAAGGCTGCCGGAATGATGGCAAAATACTTGGCGACGTCGTTGGCGATACTGAACGTGGTCAGCGAGCCGCGGGTCATCAGCATCTGCTTACCGATGTGCACCACTTCAATCAGCTTGGTTGGGTTGGAATCCAGATCCACCATGTTCCCGGCTTCTTTCGCTGCCTGCGTACCGGAGTTCATCGCCACCGCCACGTCAGCCTGCGCCAGCGCCGGGGCATCGTTGGTACCGTCGCCGGTCATGGCCACCAGACGACCTTCAGACTGGTACTGGCGGATCAGCGCCAGTTTAGCTTCCGGCGTGGCTTCGGCCAGAAAATCATCGACGCCCGCTTCGGCGGCAATGGCTGCCGCTGTCAGACGGTTATCCCCGGTGATCATCACCGTTTTGATGCCCATTTTGCGCAGTTCAGCGAAACGTTCCTTGATGCCACCCTTGACGATGTCTTTCAGTTCAACCACACCCAGTACTTTCGCGCCTTCGGCCACCACCAGCGGCGTACCGCCTTTACGCGCCACGGTTTCCACCAGCCCGTCGACGGCTTTCGGGAACGTACCGCCGTTGGATTCCACATGGCGACGGATAGCATCTACCGCGCCTTTACGGATATTACGGTCGCCGACGTTCACGCCGCTCATACGGGTTTGCGCCGAGAAGGGGACGAAAGTGGCATTCAGCGAGTGAATGTCGCGTTCACGCAGATTAAAGCGCTGTTTTGCCAGTACCACGATACTGCGGCCTTCCGGCGTTTCATCGGCCAGTGAAGATAACTGCGCGGCATCGGCCAGTTCCTGTTCCGTCACCTGAGGGGAGGGCAGGAACTGCGATGCCTGGCGGTTACCCAGCGTGATGGTGCCGGTTTTATCCAGCAACAATACATCCACATCACCGGCAGCTTCCACCGCACGGCCGCTGGTGGCGATCACGTTGGCTTCCAGCATGCGGCTCATCCCCGCGACGCCGATAGCTGACAGTAAACCGCCAATGGTGGTCGGGATCAGACACACCAGCAGCGCGACCAGCACGGTCACGGTGACCGGAATACCGGCATGACTGGCGTCCACGCTAAACAGTGAGAACGGATACAGCGTGGCGGTTGCCAGCACGAAGACCAGCGTCAGTGCCACCAGCAAAATGGTCAGCGCGACTTCGTTTGGCGTTTTGCGACGCTTCGCCCCTTCGACCATAGCGATCATGCGGTCGAGGAAGGTGTCGCCAGGGTTAGCAGAACACTGCACCACCAGCCAGTCGGAGAGTACGCGCGTCCCGCCGGTCACTGAGGAGAAGTCGCCACCGGATTCGCGGATCACCGGCGCAGACTCGCCGGTGATCGCGCTTTCATCCACCGATGCGCCGCCGACCAGCACTTCCCCGTCGCACGGCACGGTATCCCCGGCTTCGATCAGCACCATATCGCCTTTACGCAACTCGTCCGCAGCGACTTTGATCACCGGTGATTCCGGGCGTGGTTCATAGATTTTCTTCGCCCAGCTGGTTTTCTGCACGCCCTTCAGGCTCTGCGCCTGCGCCTTACTGCGGCCTTCCGCCAGCGCTTCGGCAAAGTTGGCGAAGAGCACGGTGAACCACAGCCACAGCGACACGCTGCCGGTAAAGGCGGCGCTGCCGTCGGTGCGATGCAGCAGGATCGCCAGCCAGATAACCGTGGTCAGAATACTGCCCAGATACACCACGAACATCACTGGATTGCGCCACTGAACGCGTGGATCCAGCTTTTTCGCCGCATCCCACAGGGCAGTGCGGATCAGGCGAGGTTCAAACAGCGCACGTTGTTTACGAGTCATTTTATTAATCTCTATATTCATTAATTCAACGAATTACGCAGCATTACTGTGCTGACCAGACCTGAAGATGTTCCGCGATCGGCCCCAGCGCCAGCGCCGGAATAAAGGTCAGCGCACCGACTAACAAGACGGTCCCGACCAGCAGGCCGATAAACAGCGGACCGGACGTCGGCAGTGTGCCGTTGCCTGCCTGCTGACGTTTTTTCGCCACCAGCGACCCGGCAATGGCCAGCACCGGCAGGATCACGCCAAAGCGTCCGAAGAACATGCAGAACGCCAGCAACAGGTTGTAGAACGGCGTGTTGACGCTGAGCCCGGCAAAGGCGCTGCCGTTGTTGTTGGCGGCGGAAGACACTGCATAAAGCACTTCGCTAAAACCGTGCGCGCCGGGATTAAGAATGCCCGCCCGGCCTGCATCGGTGACCAGTGCCAGCGCGGTGCCAAGCAGTACCAGCGTCGGTGTGACCAGGATCGCCAGTGCGGTCATCTTCATGTCGTAAACGTCGATTTTCTTGCCGAGATATTCCGGTGTACGTCCAATCATCAGCCCGGCGATAAACACCGTCAGCAGAACGAACAGCAGCATGCCGTACAGGCCGGAGCCGACGCCGCCGAACACCACTTCACCAATCTGCATCAGCCACATCGGCACCATTCCGCCGAGCGCGGTGAAGGAGTCGTGCATTGCGTTGACCGCGCCGCAGGAAGCCGCCGTGGTCACCACCGCATAGAGGCTGGAAGCGAGAATGCCGAATCGGCTCTCTTTGCCTTCCATATTGATGTTGCTGCTTGCCCCGAGCACCGTGAAGTGCGGGTTACCCTGCAATTCGGCGTACATCACCACTACCACTGACACCACGAAAATCACCGACATCGCCCAGACCAGCGCGTTGCCCTGACGGTTGTCACCGACCACGCGACCGAAGGCAAAACACAAGGCGCAAGGAATGATGAAGATCGCCAGCATCTGCACCATGTTGGTCAGCGCCGTCGGATTCTCAAACGGATGCGCCGAGTTAGCGCCGAAGAAGCCACCACCGTTGGTGCCCAGCATTTTGATTGCTTCCTGCGAAGCCACCGGCCCCATTGGCAGCGTTTGTTGCAGACCCTCCAGTGTGGTCACGTGCTGATAAACTTCGAAGTTCTGGATCACGCCCTGACTGACGAAAAACAGCGCCAGCAGGAAGGACACCGGCAGCAACAGATACAGCGTGATGCGCCATAAATCCGTCCAGGCGTTACCAATGGTGCTTGCTGAAGGGCGCGCAAAGGCGCGGATCAGGGCAAACGCCACGGCGATACCGGTCGCGGCCGACAGGAAGTTTTGAACAGTTAAACCGGCCATCTGGCTCAGATAGCTCAGCGTGCTTTCGCCGCTGTAGGCCTGCCAGTTGGTGTTGGTGACGAAACTGACGGCAGTGTTAAACGCCAGATCCCACGACAATCCGCCAAAATGCTGCGGATTCATCGGCAACGTGCCCTGAGCCATCAGCATGGCGGTCAGCACAATAATCCCCAGAATGTTGAACACCACGATCGCCAGCGCGTACTGCCACCAGTTCATCTCAGCATCGCTGCTGCCAGACGTGCGTAATACCCCGTTTTCTACGCGCTGCAAAAAGGCGCCAGGCTGTCCTTCAATAAGTTGAGCAATAAAGTTACCCAGTGGTTTTGCCAGCAGCAAAAGCACCAGCATAAAACTGGCAATCAGTAAGAATCCGGTCGCGGCCATTTAAAAATCCTCCGCATTCAGCAAGGCATAAACCAGATAGCCGAGCAGCAGAAGAACCAGCAATGCGCCGCAGATTACGCCAACAGTCACAATCCACCTCCACAGGTGTGTTTTTTATGTTGGGAGGAGAATAAGAAAACGGGGGCAAAGATCCTGAAAAGAAAGGGCTCGTCGGTGTAAAGAAAGTATAAAAATGCGCAAATAAAAAACCAAAAAGAAACGCAACTAATGTTTTTATTTAACCGTTTTGTAACCTAATTACAGTAACAGGCAAGAAATGGCGAAAATTTACTCTTTAAAGTGGTCAGATGAGTGGTAAAATTTCATCAGTTGCCGTAAAATTTTTCACAACTTCCAGTTTCTATAAACTATCCAAATTTCACAGGAGCAACGCGATGAAAGCTACGTCTGATTACACGCCTTACACCATGACCCGTATTTTGGCCCGCCGCGCTTTTGTGCTGGCAGCCGGTCTTCTCGCCTTACCGGTCATGCTGTTCCGCGCCGATCGCGCCCGTTTTTACAGCTATTTACACCGTGTCTGGATGAAGACCAGCGATAAGCCGGTCTGGCTGGCACATGCTGAAATGGCAACACAAGATTTCTACTGATTTGTTAACTGAATCGATTTTTCAGCTTCACCTTTAAAACCCCGTTCTCAGGACGGGGTTTTTTATTACTCTTTCGGAAAACCTGTACAACATTATTTTTATGTATAACTTATACTGAGTAATACATGAGAGTGATGAATCACTGGCACTCCCTTCTTCACTTCAATGGCGGAGCTGACAATGACGAAAACAATCCCTATTGGTATCAGCGCATGCCTGCTGGGCGACAAGGTCCGCTTCGATGGCGGCCACAAACGCTTTGCCTTTGCCGTAGAGCAACTGGCGCCTTACGTCCGCTTCGAACCCATCTGCCCGGAAATGGCTATCGGCCTTCCAACGCCGCGCCCGGCTTTGCGACTGGTCAGAATGGATGAGGGCGTCGCGATGCGATTCAGTAATGATGAAACCATCGATATCACCGAAAAAATGCAGAGCTACGCTGAAAAGCGCATCGCACCGTTAACGCAACTTTGCGGTTACATCGTCTGCGCCAAATCTCCCAGCTGCGGCATGGAACGCGTGCGGGTATACAGCGCCAACGGCAAAGATGCGAAAAAAAGCGGCGTTGGCATCTACACTGCCGAGCTGATGAAACAGCATCCGTGGTTGCCGGTGGAAGAAGACGGGCGACTTAACGATCCGGTGATCCGCGAAAATTTCGTGGAACGCGTATTTACTCTCTTTGAGCTGAACCAGCTGCGCGAGAGCGGTCTGACGCGCGGCAAACTGATGGCGTTCCATAGTCGTTACAAACTTTCTTTACTCGCGCACTCACAGCCCGAATATCGCGAACTGGGCCGCTTTGTCGCCGCAATGGCGGAATGGACGTCGCTGGAAGAGTATTTCGTCGAATACCGTCAGCGGCTGATGAATCTGCTTAATCACAAAGCCACCCGCCGCAATCACACGAATGTGCTGATGCATGTGCAGGGCTATTTCCGTAAACAGCTCACGTCTGTGCAGCGTCAGGAACTGGCGGGGCTGATCGACCGCTACCGTCAGGGCGTGCAGCCGTTGCTCGCCCCGATCACATTGCTTAAGCATTACATGTCCGAATATCCGGATGCGTATCTGGCCGATCAACGCTATTTCGAGCCTTATCCGGAAGCGCTGCGCTTGCGTTACGGACACTAAAGGGAGTTTTATGACCACGCATTTAGTCTGGTTTCGCAATGATTTACGTATTACCGACAACCGCGCGCTGCACGCCGCCTGTGAAGATCCGCAGGCGAAGGTGCTCGCCGTTTTTATTGCCACGCCCGAACAGTGGAAACAGCATGAGATGGCACCACGTCAGGCGTCGTTTATTTATCAACATCTTCAGGCGCTGCAACATGCTCTGGCGGAACGCAGTATCCCGCTGCATTACCATCAGTGTGATGATTTCGCGGCAAGTCTGAACTGGATGAAAGCGTTCTGTGAAGCGGAAAAGGTGGATGCACTGTTTTACAACAAACAGTATGAAATCAACGAACGCCTGCGGGATGAAGCGCTGGAAAAATCTGTCGGTGCGGGCGTCTTGTGTCACGCATTTGACGACAGCCTGCTGCTGCCGCCGGGATCGGTCACCACCGGCAACAACGAAATGTACAAAGTTTACACGCCGTTTCGTCGTGCCTTTTTATCCCGTCTGACCGAATCCGACAGCCGTTCCTTGCCCGCACCAAAAGCGCGCGAGCACGGGCAGAAAACAGTGTTGCATAAGCTGATGCCTTTCGATTATCCGCTGGAAAATATCGACGAGAATTTTGCGGTCGGTGAAGACGCGGCGCGCAATCAGTTGCGCAGTTTTTGCCGTGAGCAGGTGCAGGATTATCTCCAGCAACGCGATTTACCCGCCGTTGATGGCACCAGTTCGCTCTCGCCGTATCTGGCGATCGGCGTGCTTTCGCCGCGTCAGTGCTTCAACCGGCTGCGCACTGAATGTCCTGACGTACTCGACAGAACCGACGGCGGCGCATTTGGCTGGCTGAACGAACTGATCTGGCGTGAGTTCTACCGTCATCTGATCGTTGCGTGGCCGAAACTTTGCAAACATCAGCCGTTTGTCGACTGGACTGATGGCGTGCGCTGGCGTCATGCACCGAAAGAGTTACAGGCGTGGAAAGAGGGAAAAACCGGCTATCCGATTGTCGATGCGGCGATGCGCCAGCTCAACGCCACCGGCTGGATGCACAACCGTCTGCGGATGATCGTCGCCAGTTTTCTGGTGAAGGATTTACTGATCAACTGGCGCGAAGGCGAACGCTATTTTATGTCGCAACTGATCGACGGCGATCTGGCCGCCAACAACGGCGGCTGGCAGTGGGGCGCATCGACCGGGACCGACGCCGCACCGTATTTCCGTATTTTCAACCCGACAACGCAGGGCGAACGCTTTGACAAAGCGGGGCGATTTATCAAGGCCTGGATCCCGGAACTGTCGGATGTACCGGAAAAAGACATACACACACCGCATCGCTGGGCGGAAAAACAGCATCGCGTGCTAGACTATCCGTTGCCGATCATTGATCACGCAAGGGCACGCAAAGACACGCTTGCGGCGTTTGAGGCGGCAAAAAACCGGTCAGACTGACCTTTTTGCTAATCACCACGACAAGGAGCGATGTGATGAAAAAACACCTGCTGGCGCTGATGCTGGCGTGCTGGGCGAGCCAGGCCGCGGCGGCCTTTGATGTGGTTGCACTGGGTGTCAACGGTGGCGTTGAGGAAGGAAATCTGACGTCATATCTGGTACGCAGTGATGATCAAAAACTGTATCTCGGGCTGGACGCCGGCTCCGTATTGCCGGGCATCCGCAAAGCGCTGGAGAAAGGCAGTTTCCCCGAAGTGACGACTGAAAATGCCGCTCCCTACACCCCGCAGGGCGCGGTATTTCGCAACCTGATCGGCGGCTACTTTATCAGCCACGGTCATCTGGACCATCTGGCCGGACTGATTATCAGCTCGCCTGAAGACACCAAAAAACCGCTTTACGGCACCGCTGACACTATCGGCACGCTGCGTCAGCATTACTTCAACGGCCGCGTCTGGCCGAATTTCACCGATTCCGGCAGCGGCCTGCGTATCGGCACCTATCGCCTGAACTTGCAGCGTCCGGATCAGCGATTCTCCCTCGGCCTGACTGGCCTTGATGGCCGCATTTACCCACTCAGCCACGGCGGTACACCTTCGAGCATGATTCTGGTCAGCCGCAATAACCAGTCCTTCGCCTTCTTTGGCGATACCGGCCCGGATGACGTCGAGAAATCGAAGAATCTTGACGCCGTCTGGCGCGTGCTCGGCGATGAAATCAAAGCGAAACGCCTGAAGGGGTTTATCATCGAAACCTCTTATCCCGATGATGTTCCCGACAGCAAACTGTTCGGACATCTGACACCGGACTGGTTGCTGAAAGAGCTGGGGTATTTGCAGCAGTACGCAGGCGGCGAGGGATCGCTGAAAGATCTGACAGTCATTATCAGCCACGTTAAACCGAGCCTGAAAGCGGGTGCAGATCCTGAAAAGGAAAT comes from the Enterobacteriaceae bacterium Kacie_13 genome and includes:
- the phrB gene encoding deoxyribodipyrimidine photo-lyase: MTTHLVWFRNDLRITDNRALHAACEDPQAKVLAVFIATPEQWKQHEMAPRQASFIYQHLQALQHALAERSIPLHYHQCDDFAASLNWMKAFCEAEKVDALFYNKQYEINERLRDEALEKSVGAGVLCHAFDDSLLLPPGSVTTGNNEMYKVYTPFRRAFLSRLTESDSRSLPAPKAREHGQKTVLHKLMPFDYPLENIDENFAVGEDAARNQLRSFCREQVQDYLQQRDLPAVDGTSSLSPYLAIGVLSPRQCFNRLRTECPDVLDRTDGGAFGWLNELIWREFYRHLIVAWPKLCKHQPFVDWTDGVRWRHAPKELQAWKEGKTGYPIVDAAMRQLNATGWMHNRLRMIVASFLVKDLLINWREGERYFMSQLIDGDLAANNGGWQWGASTGTDAAPYFRIFNPTTQGERFDKAGRFIKAWIPELSDVPEKDIHTPHRWAEKQHRVLDYPLPIIDHARARKDTLAAFEAAKNRSD
- a CDS encoding 3',5'-cyclic-nucleotide phosphodiesterase produces the protein MKKHLLALMLACWASQAAAAFDVVALGVNGGVEEGNLTSYLVRSDDQKLYLGLDAGSVLPGIRKALEKGSFPEVTTENAAPYTPQGAVFRNLIGGYFISHGHLDHLAGLIISSPEDTKKPLYGTADTIGTLRQHYFNGRVWPNFTDSGSGLRIGTYRLNLQRPDQRFSLGLTGLDGRIYPLSHGGTPSSMILVSRNNQSFAFFGDTGPDDVEKSKNLDAVWRVLGDEIKAKRLKGFIIETSYPDDVPDSKLFGHLTPDWLLKELGYLQQYAGGEGSLKDLTVIISHVKPSLKAGADPEKEIMAQLEKGNNLGVKFVRMEQGDRLQL